A window from Corynebacterium singulare encodes these proteins:
- a CDS encoding MaoC/PaaZ C-terminal domain-containing protein, whose translation MNYTILKEIPDLSALYRSLMVGAVPVPGVGVGKRTVADPQTAYRVEGVHVDAEHLARYCQATSLRLSNELPATYPYALAFPLAIKVMAAKDFPFPALGVVHLSNRIEQTRPLRVDEALDIAVHAENLRPHRKGLVIDMVTTYSVNGEEIWRQTSAFLGQGAKFTKETPQEVTTRPEAERFLDFPGDEAGTSTATLRFTPESTRVYAEASGDKNPIHVSKVGAKLFGFPATIAHGMYTHARMLSVLEGVLSGATRITADFYKPVILPAITGVYVDQSGADSGDNAGVRGGTRTVTLRKAKDPSTLHVAARVEPLA comes from the coding sequence ATGAACTACACCATCCTGAAAGAAATTCCAGATCTGTCCGCGCTGTACCGCTCCCTTATGGTGGGCGCGGTGCCGGTGCCGGGGGTGGGCGTCGGAAAGCGCACAGTGGCCGACCCTCAGACCGCCTACCGTGTCGAAGGCGTGCACGTTGATGCTGAGCATCTGGCGCGCTACTGCCAGGCCACCAGCCTGCGCCTGAGCAACGAGCTGCCGGCCACCTACCCATATGCCCTGGCATTCCCGCTGGCCATTAAGGTGATGGCGGCCAAGGACTTCCCGTTCCCCGCGCTCGGCGTGGTGCACCTGTCCAACCGTATCGAGCAGACTCGCCCGCTGCGCGTGGATGAGGCCCTTGATATCGCGGTCCATGCGGAGAATCTTCGCCCGCACCGCAAGGGCCTTGTTATCGACATGGTGACGACGTACAGCGTGAATGGAGAGGAGATCTGGCGTCAGACCTCAGCTTTCCTCGGGCAGGGTGCGAAATTCACCAAGGAGACCCCACAGGAAGTCACGACGCGTCCCGAGGCGGAGCGTTTCCTCGACTTCCCTGGCGATGAAGCCGGCACTTCGACGGCCACGCTGCGCTTCACCCCTGAAAGCACACGCGTCTATGCCGAGGCTTCGGGAGACAAGAACCCCATCCACGTCTCCAAGGTCGGTGCGAAGCTGTTCGGCTTCCCCGCCACCATTGCGCACGGCATGTACACCCATGCGCGCATGCTGTCGGTACTGGAGGGCGTACTGAGCGGCGCTACGCGAATCACCGCCGATTTCTACAAGCCGGTCATCTTGCCGGCCATCACCGGCGTGTACGTGGACCAATCCGGTGCCGACAGCGGCGATAACGCCGGGGTGCGCGGTGGTACGCGCACCGTGACGCTGCGTAAGGCCAAGGACCCCAGCACCCTCCATGTTGCGGCCCGCGTGGAGCCGCTAGCCTAA
- a CDS encoding 3-oxoacyl-ACP reductase, translating into MSHVTIAEKLINSPLAAKAGVPQGYPLRRHKAGEPALEGPIVLGGQGRIAEFLRSQLAVDYQVIDSSAEAKRAALVFDATGLETPEQLRELYDFFNPQMRNLLPCARIVVVGTTPEAADTIDARIAARALEGFTRSLAKEMRKGGTVNLVWADPAATAEVESTLRFFLSGKSAFVDGQVVRVTAQGEGQGPHNWEKPLEGRLAVVTGAARGIGATIAEVLSRDGADVICIDIPQASEHLAKTANQVKGTALPLDVTDPQAAEKIAQHAQERHGRAIDVIVHNAGITRDKLMANMNEGQWDSVLAVNLLAPVRITENLLESGSLAPGASVIGVSSMAGISGNRGQTNYATTKAGIIGLVDALRPVLAENGSTINAVAPGFIETAMTAAMPTGPREIGRRLNSLQQGGQPVDVAETVAFFAAPASTAVTGNTVRVCGQNLMGA; encoded by the coding sequence ATGTCGCACGTCACCATCGCTGAGAAACTCATTAACTCCCCGCTCGCCGCCAAGGCGGGTGTGCCGCAGGGCTACCCCCTCCGCCGCCACAAGGCTGGCGAACCTGCCCTCGAAGGCCCCATCGTTCTCGGCGGCCAAGGCCGCATCGCCGAGTTCCTCCGCTCCCAGCTTGCCGTGGACTACCAGGTCATTGACTCCTCCGCGGAAGCCAAGCGCGCTGCCCTTGTCTTTGATGCCACCGGCCTCGAGACCCCGGAGCAGCTGCGTGAGCTCTATGATTTCTTCAACCCGCAGATGCGCAACCTCCTGCCGTGCGCGCGCATCGTCGTCGTCGGCACCACTCCGGAGGCTGCCGATACTATCGACGCCCGCATCGCCGCCCGTGCCCTGGAAGGGTTTACCCGCTCCCTTGCGAAGGAAATGCGCAAGGGCGGAACCGTGAACCTTGTCTGGGCGGACCCAGCCGCCACCGCTGAGGTGGAGTCCACCCTTCGTTTCTTCCTCTCCGGTAAGTCCGCCTTCGTAGACGGTCAGGTTGTTCGCGTCACCGCGCAGGGCGAGGGTCAGGGTCCCCACAACTGGGAGAAGCCGCTGGAGGGCCGACTTGCCGTGGTCACCGGTGCTGCGCGCGGTATCGGTGCCACGATCGCTGAGGTGCTCTCCCGCGATGGGGCCGACGTCATCTGCATTGACATACCGCAAGCCAGCGAGCACCTGGCCAAGACTGCTAACCAGGTTAAGGGCACCGCTCTGCCGCTCGACGTCACGGACCCGCAGGCAGCAGAGAAGATTGCGCAGCACGCCCAGGAGCGCCATGGCCGCGCCATCGACGTCATCGTGCACAACGCCGGCATTACCCGCGACAAGTTGATGGCCAACATGAACGAGGGGCAGTGGGATTCCGTTCTTGCTGTCAACCTTCTCGCCCCGGTCCGCATTACCGAGAACCTCCTCGAGTCTGGTTCGCTCGCGCCGGGTGCATCCGTCATTGGTGTGTCCTCCATGGCCGGCATTTCCGGCAACCGTGGTCAGACGAACTATGCCACCACCAAGGCGGGCATCATCGGGCTTGTCGACGCCCTCCGTCCCGTCCTTGCCGAGAACGGTTCCACCATCAATGCCGTAGCCCCAGGCTTTATCGAGACCGCCATGACCGCTGCGATGCCGACCGGCCCGCGTGAAATCGGCCGCCGCCTCAACTCCCTGCAGCAGGGTGGTCAGCCGGTTGATGTGGCTGAGACCGTCGCCTTCTTTGCCGCTCCTGCCTCCACAGCGGTGACCGGCAATACCGTCCGCGTGTGCGGCCAGAACCTCATGGGAGCCTAA